The stretch of DNA CTAGCAGTTTCAGAGATGCGACCAATATCGTTACGCCCCAAGTCTACCAACATCCGATGTTCTGCTGTTTCCTTCTCATCAGAAAGCAGGTCAGTCGCCAAGGCCTTGTCCTCTTCATCCGTAGCCCCTCTTGGTCGCGTACCTGCAATCGGATTGGTTGTCACGATGCCATTTTTGACAGAAACCAAACTTTCAGGACTGGCACCGATGATTTGATAATCCCCAAAATCATAGAAATAGAGGTAATTAGAAGGATTAGTCACGCGGAGATTTCTGTAGAAGTCAAAAGGATTTCCAGTAACTTCTGCTGAGAAACGCTGACTGAGCACGCATTGGAACATATCACCATTACGAATCAAGTCACGAGCGGTTTCCACCATTTGCTCAAACTTCTGAGGAGCGATGTGCGGTTTGAAGTCTAGCGGAGATAAATCCAAGTCTTCAAATTCATTTGGAGCAGGAATGCGTAATTCCTCAAGCACTTGCTTCAAGGCTTTTTCCAAATCCTCTTGACTGCGATCGCTATAGAGAGCATCCTCTATGACATGAATTTTTTCCTTCTTGTGGTCAAAAACCATATAGCTCTCATAGACAAAGAAATGCATGTCTGGTGTCCCAATGGTATCTTGAGGGATTTGACCGATTTCTTCATAGAGCGAAATCATATCGTAACCCACAAAGCCAATGGCTCCCCCACCAAAAGGGAGGTCTGAATGGTGCTGGCTCTTATGAGTCACTTGATAAAGGAAATCCAAAGGATCCCGATCAATCACTTGACCATTTTGATAGAGGACTCCATTTTCAAACTTAATCTCAAAAACAGGATTATAGGCTAGGATAGAAAAACGAGCGGTTTCCTTGTCTCTCGGAATACTTTCTAAGATCACCTTGTGTTGCCCTTTTAAGCGCATATAAGCCAAGATTGGTGATAAGACATCTCCATGAATGATTCGTTCCATTGTAATTTCCCTTTCAGTTCTACTTCTAGTCCGTGGCGACTGTATGAAAAATCCCCACGCAAAATAACTTGCGTGAGGACGAAATTCGCGGTGCCACCTCAATTATAGGATTTCTCCTATCTCTCATTCCTGTCTCAGAACTTTCCTATAACAGGCTGTGCGATAAAGGGCACTCCCTTGAGAATTATGTTTTCTTCTCTCGTTTCAGATGGACCCAACCTTACAGCTTTCTCTGCTTGTTTCCAGCAACCACAAGCTCTCTGTGAGAGAAAAGACTGTAATTTTTCCATCTTTTATTTTTTAGCTTCTAGGTAGTCTGCAATAGCAGCTACATCCTTGTCTCCACGACCAGAGACATTGATGATGATAATCTCATCTTTACTTAGTTTCGGTGCACGTTTAACCGCTTCTGCGATAGCATGCGAACTTTCAATCGCTGGGATAATCCCTTCTGTCTTACTAAGAAGGAGCAAGGCTTGAACAGCTTCTTCATCTGTCGCTGCTACGTATTCTACACGGCCTGAATCTTTAAAGTAGGCATGTTCTGGGCCAACCCCTGGATAGTCCAAACCAGCTGAGATAGAGTAAACTGGGGCCAGCTCTCCATCTTCCTTAAAGACTGCATAGGTCTTCATTCCGTCAACAATTCCGACACTACCTTTTGTCATAGTTGCTGCGTGCTTGTCTGTATCAAGTCCATGCCCAGCAGCTTCAACCCCAACCAATTTGACTTCTTCATCAGCCACATACTGCGAAAAAGCACCGATGGCATTGGAACCACCACCTACACAGGCAATAACGTAGTCTGGCAAGCGTCCTTCTTTTTCTAAGATTTGACGACGAGATTCCTCACTGATGACTTTTTGGAATTCATGAACAATTGTAGGATAAGGATGAGGTCCTACAGCAGATCCCAAAACGTAGAAGGCCTCAAGGTCATTCATCCATGCTCCAAAGGCTGCATCAACCGCATCCTTAAGAGTTCGTGTCCCCGTTTCAACTGCGTGAACAGTCGCTCCCATCATCTCCATACGGAAGACATTGAGACGTTGACGCTCCACATCTTCTGCCCCCATGTAGACATCACAGGCCATACCAAACTTAGCTGCAGCAGCTGCTGTCGCAACACCGTGCTGACCAGCTCCTGTTTCTGCGATCACTCGTTTTTTGCCCATACGTTTGGCAAGAAGAATTTGTCCTAAAACATTGTTGAGCTTGTGAGAACCCAGATGGTTAAGGTCTTCGCGTTTGAGATAAATCTTAGCTCCACCTAGGTGGTCTGTCAAACTTTCCGCAAAATAAAGCGGTGTTTCGCGACCTGAATAATCCTTCAAGTAATGGCGAAATTCTGCCAAAAATTCTGGATCATCCTTGTATTTGTCAAATGTCACTTCCAACTCATCCAACAAAGCCTGAATCGGCTCCGGTACAAAACTACCACCAAATTGTCCAAAATAACCTTTAGTTGTCATAAATTTTTCCTCTTTCCATATTAATTCGGCTTTTTGTTTGCTTTTAGTAGTAGGCAAGGAGCTGCAGATAGAACTCAAGTTCATCAAAGCGACTTAACGCCCTAATAAAAATAAACAAAATGACCGAAAGAAAAAGCCCACACACAGATTGGATTCTGTGTGAGGGCGTTGGTAACGCGGTGCCACCTCAATTATAAAGGGACTATTCCCTTTACATCTCTACCTTGTCTAACAACAAGTTGCACTGTAAGGTGTGCGCACCGAATTTTCATTGTTTCAAATTCATTTTTAAAATCAGCCCACTTTCACTACTTTCAACCACCTGTTCACAATCACCACAGGCTCCCTGAAGATCAAACATAGTTACTTTTCTGATTTGTTGAGAATATTATATGCTATTGTCCGCTTTTTGTCAAGATTTTTTTATGATTTTTTTCCAGAACCGAGGATTTCTTCGGAAATTCTCACCAAAGTCTTAACGATGTAATCAACTTCTTCATCGCTTAATTTTGTATGAAGAGGAAGCGTAATTTCATTTTCAAAGAAGGCATAGGCTCTTGGATAATCTTCCATATCAAAACCAAGATTCTTATAGGCTGTCAAGAGAGGAAGCGGTTTGTAGTGTACATTACTTGCAATTCCTGCTTTGGCCAATTCTTGGATGATGAGGTTGCGTTCTTCTAAACTTGCTCCTTCTACATGGGTGATGTAGAGGTGGCGTGAAGATTCGACAGTATCAGTCTTGTGTGCCAGTGGATGGATACGAGTACCCGTAAAACCACGATCATAGCGGTCCACGATGTCCTTACGACGTTGTAGCAAACCAGGGTAACGGTCCAATTGTACCAAACCAATCGAAGCCATGATATCCGTCATGTTGCACTTGTAGGCTGGTGTTACGATATCGTATTCCCAAGAACCCAATTGCATCTTGGCAAGAGCATCCTTTGTTTGACCGTGAAGGGAAAGGATTTGGAACTCCTTGTACATCTCTTCGTCATCAATCGCTGGATTGGCTTTCCAAGTGGCACTTCCTCCCTCAGCCGTTGTAAAGTTCTTAACGGCATGGAATGAGAAGGAAGTAAAGTCCGCGATCGAACCAGCTGGCTGTCCTTTATAAGTAGATCCCAAAGCATGGGCACTATCAGAGACAATCACGATACGGTTAAAGGCTTTTTGCCACTTGCTTGATGCAGAAAAGAGGTCACGTTTCTTCTCCACAACTTGGAACAAACGGTCATAGTCGCAAACAATCCCTGCAAGCTCTACTGGGATGATAACCTTAGTTTTCTCAGTGATAGCTTGCTCAAGTAAGTCATAATCCATCTCAAACGTATCTGCATGGATATCCACCATGACAGGTGTCGCCCCTACGTGAGTGATAACACTACATGAAGCTGTATAGGTCATGGCTGGAACGATAACCTCATCACCAGGTCCAACTTCCAAGACGCGCAAAATCAACTCAAGCGCGGCAGTCGCAGAGTTAAGACAGACAGTCTTGGGCGTCTGTGTGTATTGAGACAAGCGACGCTCCAGTTCTTTTGTCTTGGGACCTGTTGTAATCCAACCAGAACGCAGGGTATCCGCTACTTCAGCAATTTCTGCTTCTGTAATATCGGGTGGTGAAAATGGAATATTGTAATTTGGCATTGATTTGCTCCTTTTATCTGTACTCATTCTCTCATGACTACTTTATTTTAGCACTTCAAACACGGTTTGAAACATGATTTTGATGTCTCCAAGGAAACTAAACTCTCGGAGATAGGCGAGGTTATAGCGCATCTTTTCAGGAAGAACGTGTTCGACATAGGCTTGGTCAACCGACAGACCTTTCTCCGTCATTTGACTGATGATAGTGTCCTCATCCTTGTAGTTGATGCTGGCTGGAGAGGTAATCCCTGCTGGCAAAAGCAAGGTCGCCATCATTTCAGGGCTATACTGCTCTGTGTAGCGTGGCACTTCAGGTCGTGTACCGACAAAGGACATTTCGCCTTTAAGGACATTGACCAGCTGAGGCAGTTCGTCCAAACGCACACGGCGGATGAAATTGCCAACCTTGGTAATGCGACTATCGTTAGCAGAAGTCACCAAACTTCCTTTTTTGTCTGCATCCGTCACCATGGTACGGAACTTCCAAATCTTGAAAGGTCGATTGTACTGGGTCACACGCTCTTGCTTGTAAATCACTGGCCCCTTGCTATCCAACTTGATCCAAATGCTCAAGATGAGAAAGATGGGAGAGGTCAGAACCAGTACAACCAAGGCCAAAACCCAGTCCAAACAACGCTTGAAAATCAGCGAACCCTTCCTTTTAGAGACAAGCTGGTAGTAAGACTCAACCTCGCTTGATTTCATTTCCACGGGCAAGTCTTCCCATTTCAGCATGCTGTTTCTCCTTTGTTTTTATTATACTATTTGTCAACATTTTTCATTATACCACAAAATGGAAAAGGCGGTGAAAGAAATCTGTAATTTGAAGGATTTCCTTCTTACACTCAATGAAAATCAAAGTACAGCTTTGAGGTTGCAGATAAAGCTGACATGGATTTGAAGAGATTTTCAAAGAGTATTAGGACATGGCCCCAGCCTGCAAGCTATACATCTTGTGATAGGTTCCTCCCAGAGCCAAGAGTTGCTCATGGGTTCCACTCTCGATAATGCGCCCCTTGTCCAAAACATAGATACAGTTGGCGTCTTGTATGGTAGAAAGACGATGGGCGATGGCAATGGTTGTTCGTCCCTGTCTCATCTTAGCCAGTGAAGCTTGAACCAGACTTTCTGTTTCAGAGTCAATATTGGCTGTCGCTTCATCCAAAATCAGGATTTTAGGCTGACTAGCGACTGTTCTGGCAAAGGCAAGAAGCTGACGCTGACCAGTAGAGAAACTCGAACCACGCTCAGAAACAGGGGCGTCATATCCCTGAGGAAGTTCTTGAATAAAGGAATCTGCATCGACGAAGGCTGCAGCAGCCTGGACCTGCTCATCACTAATGTCTTGGTACATGGCGATATTGGACTTAATGGTTCCATGATAGAGGAAGGGATCCTGCAAAACTAGCCCGATATTTTCCCTTAGCTCTTCCTGACTGTAGTCTCTAATATCCACACCATCTAAAAGAACTCGCCCTGACTGGAATTCATAAAAGCGCATGAGGACATTGATAATCGAAGATTTCCCAGAACCCGTATGCCCTACAAAAGCAATGGTTTCACCCTTGTTAACGGAGAAGGAAATGTCATCCAGAATCTGGTGTTTCCCGTCATATGAGAAACACACATGTTCAAAACGAATATTGCCTTCTTGGATTTTGGCTTGCCCATCTTTTTGAAGGGGCTCATAGGTCCTCTCGTCAATCAAGGAAAAGACACGGCCTGCAGAAACCATAGACGTTTGCAGAGTTGAAAAGTTTTGCGTCACCTCAATTAGGGGATCAAAGAGGCGGTTGATGTACTGGATAAAGGCATACATGGTTCCTGCCGTTATTCCCAGATAAAGGCCACGATAGCCAAAGTAGGCCATCAAGACAGCATAGCCTAGGAGTTTCAGTAAACTCATAGCAGGGCGCAAAAAGAGGGCATCCAAGGCTACAGAACGGTAGGCATAGACCAAGTGTTCTTGGTTGATCTCATCAAATTCTGCCTGCAGGCGCTTCTCTTGATTAAAGGCCTGGATTATTCTGATTCCTTCGATATTTTCTGCCAGCTTGCTATTGATATCTGACAAGAGACTTCTGGTTTTCTCAATGATTTTCACTGATTTTTTCCGATAGAGATTGACTAAAAGGAAAATCAAGGGGAGAAAGAGCAAGACTAAAGCAGTCAAACGAAAATCCAACACCAACATGGTATAAAGAGTTGTCAGAAAGATGAAAACTGCTGAGATAAAGCTAGATAAAATCCCCGAAAACATATCACTGATGGTCTCAGTATCATTGGTCAAACGAGAGACGATAGAGCCTGCTGGCGTCTTGTCAAAATAAGACATGCCGAGTTTCTCCATATTGGCAAAGGCATCGCGACGAATATCTCTAACGATGCTGTAGGATACCCGCGCAAAGAGAAGATTGCCAACATACTGGACCAGAGTTTGAAGGATATAAAGGCCATAGTAGACCAGCAAAACGGTCACAGCGAGTTGGTTGAGATTGCTGAGATACTGGTCGATAAAGTGGGAGGCCACAAGAGGAATGACACTTTTAATGACCGTCGTCGCTAGGAGAAAACTGAGTGCCAAAAAGGTCAGGAGGCCGTAAGGCTTGAGATAGGACATCAAGCGCTTCAATACAGTCCATTGTTCTTTCTTACTCTGCATCTTCTTCTCCTTTCATTTCCAACTGCTGAGACTGGTAGGTTTGGGCATACCAGCCATCCAAAGCTAGCAAGTCTTCGTGCCTGCCTCGTTCGATGATTTGACCATTTTGCAGGACTAAAATCAAATCTGCATGGACAACCGCGCTGAGGCGATGGGCAGTGATAATGGTTGTTTTGTCCTTTC from Streptococcus mitis encodes:
- the trpE gene encoding anthranilate synthase component I yields the protein MERIIHGDVLSPILAYMRLKGQHKVILESIPRDKETARFSILAYNPVFEIKFENGVLYQNGQVIDRDPLDFLYQVTHKSQHHSDLPFGGGAIGFVGYDMISLYEEIGQIPQDTIGTPDMHFFVYESYMVFDHKKEKIHVIEDALYSDRSQEDLEKALKQVLEELRIPAPNEFEDLDLSPLDFKPHIAPQKFEQMVETARDLIRNGDMFQCVLSQRFSAEVTGNPFDFYRNLRVTNPSNYLYFYDFGDYQIIGASPESLVSVKNGIVTTNPIAGTRPRGATDEEDKALATDLLSDEKETAEHRMLVDLGRNDIGRISETASVQVTKYMEVELFRYVMHLTSVVKGRLLPELTAMDALKATLPAGTVSGAPKIRAMRRIYELETEKRGVYAGAIGYLSATGDMDFAIAIRTMILKNQTAYVQAGAGIVYDSIAQNEYQETINKAKSMTRIGELRP
- the trpB gene encoding tryptophan synthase subunit beta; amino-acid sequence: MTTKGYFGQFGGSFVPEPIQALLDELEVTFDKYKDDPEFLAEFRHYLKDYSGRETPLYFAESLTDHLGGAKIYLKREDLNHLGSHKLNNVLGQILLAKRMGKKRVIAETGAGQHGVATAAAAAKFGMACDVYMGAEDVERQRLNVFRMEMMGATVHAVETGTRTLKDAVDAAFGAWMNDLEAFYVLGSAVGPHPYPTIVHEFQKVISEESRRQILEKEGRLPDYVIACVGGGSNAIGAFSQYVADEEVKLVGVEAAGHGLDTDKHAATMTKGSVGIVDGMKTYAVFKEDGELAPVYSISAGLDYPGVGPEHAYFKDSGRVEYVAATDEEAVQALLLLSKTEGIIPAIESSHAIAEAVKRAPKLSKDEIIIINVSGRGDKDVAAIADYLEAKK
- a CDS encoding DegT/DnrJ/EryC1/StrS family aminotransferase, producing the protein MPNYNIPFSPPDITEAEIAEVADTLRSGWITTGPKTKELERRLSQYTQTPKTVCLNSATAALELILRVLEVGPGDEVIVPAMTYTASCSVITHVGATPVMVDIHADTFEMDYDLLEQAITEKTKVIIPVELAGIVCDYDRLFQVVEKKRDLFSASSKWQKAFNRIVIVSDSAHALGSTYKGQPAGSIADFTSFSFHAVKNFTTAEGGSATWKANPAIDDEEMYKEFQILSLHGQTKDALAKMQLGSWEYDIVTPAYKCNMTDIMASIGLVQLDRYPGLLQRRKDIVDRYDRGFTGTRIHPLAHKTDTVESSRHLYITHVEGASLEERNLIIQELAKAGIASNVHYKPLPLLTAYKNLGFDMEDYPRAYAFFENEITLPLHTKLSDEEVDYIVKTLVRISEEILGSGKKS
- a CDS encoding sugar transferase; the encoded protein is MLKWEDLPVEMKSSEVESYYQLVSKRKGSLIFKRCLDWVLALVVLVLTSPIFLILSIWIKLDSKGPVIYKQERVTQYNRPFKIWKFRTMVTDADKKGSLVTSANDSRITKVGNFIRRVRLDELPQLVNVLKGEMSFVGTRPEVPRYTEQYSPEMMATLLLPAGITSPASINYKDEDTIISQMTEKGLSVDQAYVEHVLPEKMRYNLAYLREFSFLGDIKIMFQTVFEVLK
- a CDS encoding ABC transporter ATP-binding protein, whose amino-acid sequence is MQSKKEQWTVLKRLMSYLKPYGLLTFLALSFLLATTVIKSVIPLVASHFIDQYLSNLNQLAVTVLLVYYGLYILQTLVQYVGNLLFARVSYSIVRDIRRDAFANMEKLGMSYFDKTPAGSIVSRLTNDTETISDMFSGILSSFISAVFIFLTTLYTMLVLDFRLTALVLLFLPLIFLLVNLYRKKSVKIIEKTRSLLSDINSKLAENIEGIRIIQAFNQEKRLQAEFDEINQEHLVYAYRSVALDALFLRPAMSLLKLLGYAVLMAYFGYRGLYLGITAGTMYAFIQYINRLFDPLIEVTQNFSTLQTSMVSAGRVFSLIDERTYEPLQKDGQAKIQEGNIRFEHVCFSYDGKHQILDDISFSVNKGETIAFVGHTGSGKSSIINVLMRFYEFQSGRVLLDGVDIRDYSQEELRENIGLVLQDPFLYHGTIKSNIAMYQDISDEQVQAAAAFVDADSFIQELPQGYDAPVSERGSSFSTGQRQLLAFARTVASQPKILILDEATANIDSETESLVQASLAKMRQGRTTIAIAHRLSTIQDANCIYVLDKGRIIESGTHEQLLALGGTYHKMYSLQAGAMS